In Corynebacterium aquilae DSM 44791, the genomic stretch ATGCGTAAAACTCCAGGCCTAGTTTGCGGGAGAGTTTTTCCATCACCAGCGCGTCGTAGCGAGCAGAGATTGCTTGGTGGTTGTGAAAGATCTCCTGACTGTCCAGTGACAGCCACCTACCGTCTTCTGTTTGCACCTTGTTGGAGACAAGCACATGCGAGTGCAAGTCGGGGTCTCCGGTGCGTGTGTCGAAGTGCGTGAACTCAGCACCAATGAGACCACGAGTCTTCACCTGCGCCACACCTTGTGCACCAACTCTGGTGCGTGCGACTTCCTTCTCTGCCCAAGCAATCGCCTCAGCCACTGCTTCGTGGTGGCACGCGGCAATCGCGTTGGCCGTCTTTTCATCCGACAAGGCCCACAGCACACTCACCGACTTCGTCGGCGAAAACGTGAAGTCGAAGGAGCTGACAGCTTGGGTCACCTTCGACTGCTGCTGGTTCACCCAGGCGACGACATCTTTCGCCGCAGGGGAGGTGTAGCCCGTGTCCTCACAGTAGAACGGTGTACCAACCTCAATAGCCATCTCGGACCGCTCCGCAGCGGTCGGTGTGCGCTGATTGTCACGAACGAATTTTTTCTCGGCGACACGCAGCGCGTTAAGCACCGGAATGTTGTTGGTTGCAACGGGGAATGCGCGACCGAGCTGTGCATCACGGTAGACATGCCGAACATCCCAGATCTCAGAGGCCTCTGGGTGCAGACCCATGCCGTACAAGTTTGCCATTTGCTGCTCGTCGACAAGCGCACCGGTGACGAGCTTGTCGTGGTTGAAGCCTTTTAGCCCAGCACCGAGCCACCGTCCAGGTGGCGTGCCCTTGGCTTGGTAGTAGTTCGCCAGGGCCGTTGCTTCGCCTGCTTGGCCGTCTTCTGCATCAGCGACCATCGGGTCGGCTGCATCGTTGGTCGCGACAGAGCGAAGCAGATACTGGTACCCAGCACCTGCGTGAACAGCTCGAAGCGACATCATGTCGCCAACTTTACACCCCCAGAAAATCAGTCGCACTAATAGTGCCTACTGTGTATGGTCAAAACCCCCGATTTTTTCGGGGGTAGTGCGAGGGGCGCAAGCACCAGCTACAGTGAGCGACATGAGCACGATTTCATCGAGACACATGTCCTCTAGACAGCGCGCACGCGATGCGCTGTCCGGCACTTTGGAAGTAGCACGCAGGCGCGAAGAGCTGCTTGCAGAAGCGCTCAGTTTGCTCGACAAGCGAGCACAACTAGAGCAGAAAATGTCCCCACTGTTAACCGAACTGCACGGCACCGGACTGACGTATAAGTTCCTCCACGAGGCACTAGGAATCTCGGCAAAAGAGGTCAAACGAATCGCCGATCTTGCAGCCTCTGAGACGGCAGAATCAGGGGATAAGGAGGACTCCCACGCGCCAGAAAGTGGCAACGAGGGTACGGAAAACCGCGACGAAACAGCCGAGCACAACCACCACGAAGACGGCGGAATGTAGCCGCCTCCAACCCACTCACACCACCCCCGCACAGCGCGGTGCCCGCCAAACCTGGCGGGCACCGGGACAGCGGAAAACAGTCACAAAACGCTCCCATCGCCGCCCATGACACCCCTCATCCGGTGGGGCAAGACCGCAAGGGTCTTGCCCCACCTTCCACCGTTCTACAGGCCAAGCTCGGCACGAAAACCTAGGGCGGTGATGAGCGCAGAAAAAGCCGCCATCCCGACAAGCGGGACGGCGGCAGGGAAAGGAAAATAGGGCAGTTACAACTCGTAATCTTCCCCCTCACTCGCGCTTACATCATCGTCATACTCGTCGTAGTTTTCCGGCCCAACAGCATCGATGAAGGCAGGCTCCATGGCCACCTCTGCCCCGCCAGTACGCTCAGCTTCTGCCTGCGCTAGCAGCTCCCAACCTTGCGCGTCTATGGCGTAATCCAAGTCTTCCGCAAGCTCTCGATACATGTGCACAAACGGCGCATCTTCGGCAGCATTTCGCCCGACAAGAGAGGCAACAGAGGTGAAGGAAACAACCTCTGCATCGGCAGAAGACCAGTCCAAAAACACTCCCACCGTGGCCGCCTCCTGCTCCATAAACGCACGGATTGCCCGCCCGTTTCCATCCCTAAACGGGCGGATATAGTTCAGCGTCGCGTGCATCTGCGCAAGCAACACCACCTTCTGATCTAGCTCTTCTGCGGCGAACAAATCAGCCTCAATGTCTTCGACAACACCGACCCATTCGGGCATGTCCTCGACCGGGCAGAAGGTGCTATAGCCGGTGTCGGCAAAGGGATTGGGTTTGGCTAAATCCACCTCACGAGGCTTGCCTGCCCAGTCGTAGCAGTACTTAAAAAGATGCTCGTGAGTAGCCGCCAGATTGTCCCACGCGGTCTCGAAACGGAAGCCATCGACCGGCACTTCTAACGCACGTTGGGCAACCAAGTTTGCCTCCACCGCAGCCCATGTTTTGCCGTAGATGCCGAGTTTGTTGGCCAGCTCTCCCGTGCCGGGATCGAGGTAGTTTTCCCACCGCTGCCCCATCGTCTCATCAGTGGTTGTAGAGGCTTGTGTTGGGAGAAAAGAACGCGCTTGTTCCCACAGCGGTAGCCACTCATCGAAGGCTTTGCGCAGCAGATGATAGGTGCCCAGAGAACCAAAAATGTTCGACATCTCCGGCGTGCGCCACGGGTCGTTATCGAGGTCGAAAACGACTTGTTCAGCAATCTTTCTACCCCCATCAAAGACCTCCACCCCCACACCTAAACGCTTTCCGGTCCCCTCCTCACCGGAGGGCAGCCAGCCGTCCCTCATGCGGACTTCAACGTCTGTGTACTCGGTGCCATTGACCCCTCTAACGGCACCTGCCCGGGCGGTGTGAAACACCACGCCGGGCAGGGCAACATCAGGGGAACTGAGGCGAAAATCGTCCAGCTCCACGCGGATCACAGCTGGTCATCCTCCTCGAAATCGATGGCCAAATCCTCCGAATCCTCATCCCAATCCTCGTAGTCATCGACCACGTTAGACACGGCCTGCGACGGCAGTTGTACCCCTTCCACGGGCGTCCACGGAATAGGAGTTTCACGGTCAGTCTGCAGCTCAGGAATGAGCGACCAACCAGCATCGTGCGGCTCGTAATCGAGCGCTTCAGCAAGCTCGAAGTACATCGTCATGTAAGGGATCTGGTCAACACCATTGCGTGCGGCCATCGATGCAACAGAGGCGTAGTTGAGCACTTCCTCGCTGGCTTGACTCCAATCCAGATACACTCCCGCGGCGGTCGCCTCCTGCTCCATAAATGCACGGATCGTGCGGTCGTTACCGTCGCGGAAAGGGTGGATGTAATTCAGAGTTGTGTGCATCTGTGCCAGCAGCTGAACACGCCCATGAAAATCCTCAGTGGTGAACAACTTCGCCTCCAACTCTTCGACCGCACCGATCCACGCGGGGAGTTCTTCAACGGGACAGAAGTCGGTTCGCCCGCTGGGTGCGAAGGGGTTGGGAACAGATAGCTCAACGTCTCGCGCTTGGCCTGCCCAGTCGTAGCAATCTTGAAAAAGATGCTCGTGGGTCGCAGCGAGATTATCCCACGCAGCCTCGTACTCGAACCCTTCTGCGGGCAGCTCAAGCGCACGCTGTGCGGCGAGATTTCCTTCGATGTATCGCCACTGTTCGCCACGCACACCGAGCTTGTTTTTTAGCTCGGTGGTGCCGTCAAAAAAATAGTCTTCATCACGCCCAATCTGTGCATCGCTGGCCTGCACCTGCTCGTCCATAGACGCGAGAAGTTCTTGCCACGGGCGGTCGAAATTATCGACCAAGAAGTCCTTGGCATCACGGAACAGGCGCTCAGTAGCACCCTGGCCAAGGAACGTATCGACCTCGGCGCGTTGCTCTTCGGTAAGCGCGTCTGGACGCGTGACTGCTATCTGAGAGCGTTGCTGGCCGTCGTCTAGAACGGTCAGCTGCATCTGGACCTGACGGTCTTCAACCTCAAGGCGAAGCTCTCCAGTGACGTTGTTGAAGGTGTCCTCACCATTGACGAGATCGCCGAGCTCTGCACGGTACAGCTCAACGCGTGGCTCTTCAGAAACTAGTGGCTGCTCGGTGAAGTCACTCAAATTAACGGTGACAAAACGCATGTCCTTAGGCTGGTCGATAGGAGCAAAGTAGCCCTCTTTCCACGTCTTGTCGTTGAACCATCCGCTACTGTAGGTTCCCGTTTCCCAGTGCTTGGCACGGGAGGCCACGTACGCCTGCCATTGGTCGCGGCCAAAGGTCTCAGCTAGCCATTGGTCACCCGCCAACTCACTTGCCGCATAACTGGCGTTGGTTTCGGTGTCGACCACGCGGAAGGAAATCCCCAACTCGTCTTCGGCGAAGTTCTGGAAAACATCGTTTTCCAACAGGTATTTACCCACGCGAGCAGTCTCACGGAACCTGTCTTCGTAATCAGGGTCAGGATCAGTGGTGGGCAGCTGAGCGAAGACGTCGTTCGGGTCTTCCTCAATGGGCACGGTGTCCCACTGCAGGTTCATAATGTCCAACGATTCTGTAGGAGCGGCTGCGGAAGCACTGGCACGATAGGCCGCAGTGTTCCATTCTCGTCCAAGATCGTGAACAAAGGCTCGCCATTGGTCACGGCCAAACGTCTCCGCGAACCAGGGGTTATCCTCACGCTCATTGGACTGATCACCTTCTCGGGTGATGGTATCCCTGCCAGAAATCAGCAGTCGTCGCCCAAAACGCGGGTTGTCGTTAACTTCGATGTCAATGGCATAGCGCTCAGTCCGAGCCTGGAGCACGGCAACGGTGTACGCATCGTCCGTATTAGGCCGTACGACTCTCCAGTCAAGGCTGAAAGGATCGATGGGAGTTTCAGCTGCACTCACAGGGCTTCCTCCTCCTGAGCGTCTTCTGTCGCATCGTCGACATCGCTGTCGATGTCGCTGTCGACGGCTTCATTAGACGGGAGTGTTGCGACAGACGCAGTGGCGGCACTGCCGGGGCTTTCTGTCTGTGTCTCCGGGGTCTCAAAGTCTGCGGGAGACCAATCCGTCAGCATTGGCGCGTCCTCGTCGATGACGAGAACTTCCTTGTATTCGGTGTCTTCGGCGTTGATGTCGTCACCGAAGTCGAGGCTTCCGGGAGCAGCATTTGCGGATGCTGGGGTGTGGAACTCGTGGCCACGAGCACGCACGAACGCCTCCCACTTTTCACGGCCAAACACATCTGCCAGCCACGGATCAGCCTCATCCTCGGTGCTGGTCGCGACATAGCCAGTTGTGGTGTCGAAAACCATGAGAGACACGCCGTTCTCAAAGGTAGACCAGTCAGTTTCTGCAACGGTCTGGAAGACAAACGGGGCGGCGTAAGCTACCTCTGCCTGCGGTGCGGTGTACTGGTCAAACTCCGGGAAAGGCACGTCACGCCACACAAGGCTGTCAAGGTCGATATCGATGTGCAGGGGTGGTGCAAGCCGCGCACTGTCGGCGTTGATCTCCTCATACGTCCGAATCTGCCTCCACTCGATGTCCGTCACGGCCCGTGCGGTGGCTTCCTCGATGCGACTGTCCTCAGGCTCAAGCGTGTGGAAACGCCTGTATGCGTCCAGCATCGGCTGCGGGTCAAACGTTTCTGCACGCAGGATCTTTTGCTCGGCTGCCTGCATGGCCCGTGCCTTGTGGACATCCTCAGCGTAGGAACGCCCCGAGTAATCACTGCGTACGTTCACCTCGTGGCGCTCAGCGATAACGGTCATAGTGTCCTCGACCGCTACGCGCGACCACAGAGAGAACGGGTGAACCTCTGTCAGCATCGCGTGCAGGCGTGCGACCATATCCCTGCGGTCTGAGGCAGTGACCTCATCCCACGGGAAGCTCTCGTACACCTTGTCGATGCGCTCCATCGCACGCTCAATACGCTCCGGCGGCATCAAACGGCGCTCGCGACCATCACCTAGGGCAATGAGTACATCATCAGTACGCCAGCCCTGCTGGGGCACATTATTTGTGTTCATCATGTACGGAAGCTGCGCTTGGTAGACGGCTTTCAGCTCGTCGCTCAACTTGGCGTGACCATAGCCCCCCTCGGGAACTTCGTAGTACCACTCATGGATGTAACCGCCAGAGATGGTCTCGCGGTTATTTGTGTAGGTCATTGAGTCGTGGGCTACGAAATTTCCACGGTTTTGCTGCCTCAGGATCTCCTCGTAGACCGGAGAGATTTCATCACCAGGGTAGGGGCCGTCCGGGTAGTAATCGTCGTCGTAGGCCATGACTACTCCTCGTTGTCTTCGCGGCTCTGGGCGATGGCCTGGCGCACCAGGCCGTCAACATAGCGAGGGTTTGGGTGACCCTCGACTGCCTCGCGGCGGGCTGCCAGCTCACGCACGCGACGGCGCTGGCGGTCATTGAGTAACGGACTATCAACCCCCTCAAGTCCCTCTTCCTCAATGATGCGGTCAGCCTCAGCACGAGCCGTGGCACGGATCTGCTCGATGGCATCGGCCTGGGACAGCTCACCAAGCGTGACCCGAATCAGCCGGTCAACGTCCTCAGCAGCCAGTGGACGGCCATCCAGTTGGGAGGAGACCACGAGGTTACGCAGGCGTTTGCGCTGTCCATCGGAAAGTGGGGCGGAGTCTAGGGTGTACATATCAGTCAGGCCTTTCTCTAGAGGCGAGAGCACCCTCAGCCTCAAGGCGTTTGCGGGTGCGAGAGATTGTTGAGGTGGACACGCCGAGGATGTCGGCCATCTCGGCTTGTGTTAGCTCGCCTTCGTCAATCCAGCGCGCAACCTGACGTTGCTGCACTTCACTGAGCTTCGGCTGCTTGCCGCGCAACCTACCGGCTTTTGCCGCGCTCGCAAGGCCCTCTTTCGTACGCATGGAGATTAGGTCGCGCTCGAATTCCGCCACCATCGCCAGTACCGAGAAAAGCAGCTTGCCCATGGGGTCGTTCGGGTCGTAGGTGCTGCCCCCAATTTGGAGGGCAGCACCCTTTGCATGAACTTCGCCAGCAATCGCGTGAGCATCGGTCACACTGCGGGCGAGGCGATCCAACTTGGTCACCACAAGCACATCACCCTCGCGGATGCGCTCAAGTGCTCGCTCCAACCCAGGACGCGCACGATTAGTCGCGGAGTACCCGTGGTCAACGAGAATCTGCTCGGAATCAACACCTAACTGTATAAGTCGTTCTATTTGCACCTGTACGTCCTGGTGAGCCGTAGAACACCTTGCATAACCAATAAGCATGATCCCCACCCTAGGCCCCACCCACGCCAGGAACAGGTACTTCAGGCCAAGGAAGCCGCCCCAGCGGCTTTCGCGGCAGCACAAGCCCCGAAGGGGGCGCGGGAGCACTCGGCCAAGCCCCACCAATCTCATGAGGTCCTACCTCACGTCAGCATCGCGTCTGCGTGCCAACCAGGGATTTGTATTGGGTTCGATACTCCGGGCACTTTTTCGACTAGACACATTGGCACCATGGGGACTAGACCACTCGGCACCACGACACCGAGACACTGTAGTGACTAGTGAGCAAGACGCTTTGTCCACACGGTGCCGTGTCCCTTTGGCTGCAAGGGGACAAGACACATTGGCAAGGACGCACCGTTGTACTTAGACCACTAGTAGACTTGAGGCACTGCGCACAGACTGGAGTCGCGACACGGTGGTGGGACGACCTCCTCAGCTTGTCCCGTAAGAGGTACCTCTTACGGGATTATTACTGCAACGGTCTTACGGGACGGGCCGGGTAACGTTGACGCATGTGATGCCAGCCCTGTGTGGGGCTGGTGCGCGTCCCGTAAGACGTTCGTTTTCGAGCCGGAGAAAAGGTGCAGAATGCCTGAATTAACGTGGGTTGGTAAGGACAAGGTCATCACGCACTATCTAGATGTCCCTTACCGACTTCTCAGTCGTCAATACAGTTTCGATGCTGATGGCCAACACCAAGCAGGTATCGACTCTGAAAACATGATTATTCATGGTGACAACTTAGAGGCGTTGAAGGCACTACTTCCGCGTTATGAAGGTAGCGTCGACCTTATTTACATCGATCCTCCTTATAACACCGGCAACGAAGAATGGGTTTACAACGACAATGTTAAAGACCCTCGGATTATGAAATGGCTTGGTGAAGTAGTCGGGAAGGAGGGGGAAGATTTATCTCGTCACGACAAGTGGCTCTGCATGATCTACCCCCGATTGCGCTTGCTGCAGAAGTTGCTGTCTGTAAACGGCGTTATGGCGGTAAGTATAAGTCAGCATGAGTTGCCGCATCTTCTCCTCGTGCTGAAAGAGATCTTTTCTACTCGTCAGATCTTCCCCATTACGGTGCAAACATCCGGTGGGAAGCCTGCAAAGGGTTTTAATGTCAGCCATGAGTACCTAGTGTTCGTGGCTCCAGAAGATTTTTCCCCAAATCCTTACCTCGAAGGTAGAAGAAAGTATTCATCTGCCTATCACGGTATGAATTTGGCAACGTTTAATCAGGCTCAACGTCCAAACCAGGCCTATCCGATTTTTGTAAACGACGCGGGTGCAATTGTGGGGGTTGGTGCCTCCCTGCAGCGTCGCGTTAGCGATGGTACCTTCACGGGTCCCTTGGAAAGTTTTCAATTTGACTACAGTGAAGCTCCCGAAGGTTGCACTGCAGTATGGCCCGTGACAGCAAAGGGTATCCCCTGTGTGTGGCGGTTGGTTCCAGAACGCCTCCTTGGGGACTGGGGAAAGGGTTACATTAAAGTCGTCCCCTCGAAAGATGGAACACAGAACCAATGGACGGTGCAATACCTTTCAGCTGGCGTTATTAAAAAGATTGCTTCAGGGGAATTTAAGACGCGTAAGTTCTCCGATGATCCAAACGTTCCCACTCTGGAAGTGGAGAACTACGAAACGAATTCTGCAAGTATTCCTTCGCTGTGGCTCGACAAGCTTATGTTTACCGCTCGCGGTGGTGAACAGATGGCCGATGTTCTAGGTAAGAAGAGTGCGTTTCAGTACCCAAAGCCCCTTGAGCTAGTGAAGTCCGTACTACTGAGATGCACATCGAAACATTCCATCGTGCTGGACTCTTTTGCAGGCTCAGGGACCACTGCGCATGCGACGTTGGCCCTAAATAAAGAAGATGGCGGAGCGCGTCGCTTCATCCTGGTCGAACTTGGAGATTATGCCGAAGATGTGACTGCTGAGCGAGTCAAGAGGGTTATTCAAGGCTACGGCGCAGGCGAGTCTGCAGTGCCAGGAACCGGTGGATCTTTCTCCTTTTATGAGTTGGGAGAACCTTTGCTGCTCGGCGATAACTTAAACCCCGCGGCAGGTGTTGAAAAGATTCGAGAATACATCTGGTTCACTGATACCAAGGTGCCTTACAGCCCGCCCGCCGAACCGGAACACAAGCATTATCTTGGCAACATCAACGACACCGCCTATTTCTTCGCTTACGAACCAGAACAGGCAATGGCGCTTGACCGGCAGTACCTGGCAGGCATTCCTGATGCATGTGCTGCCGATGCCTACGTCATCTACGCGGACATCTGCCTGCTAAGCAAGCGGGAACTGCAGGCGTTTAACGTCACGTTCAAGAAAATCCCACGAGACATCACCCGCCTGTAGACAAGGAATAAGTAAACATGGAGCTAAAAAACTACCAAAAACAGGTCATCAACGACCTCGCCGATTACCTTGAGTCGCTGAACGAACACGGATCGTTGAGCAACGCATTCAGCGCCCACTGGAAAAACCGACAGATCCAGGTCGGCGGTGACGGTATCACCCCGTACTGCAACGTGGTTAAGGGCGTTCCTCATGTGTGCTTCAAGGTGCCCACAGGTGGTGGTAAGACCTTCCTTGCCTGCGCTTCAATCAAGCCCATCTTTGATGCACGACCTCCGGTGCGGAATAAGGCCGTTGTTTGGCTTGTTCCCTCTGAATCCATTTTGACCCAGACGCTTAAAGCCTTAAAAAACCCGGCTCATCCTTACCGACAGAAGCTCAACGCCGACTTCGGCGGACGCGTAGAGGTCTACTCGAAGGAAGAACTTCTCGTTGGGCAAAACTTCAGTCCGGCAACAGTCGCAGAGCAGCTCTCGGTGATGGTGTTGTCCTACGACTCCTTCCGCGCCAACAGGAAAGAAGGAAGAAAGGCCTACCAAGCAAACGGCAACCTCGAACGATTCGCTACCGCGTTCGGCACGCCTGAACAACCCATTGCCAACGCCGATGAGACGGCACTCTTCCAAGTCATCAACCAGCTCAATCCGATAGTGATCGTGGATGAGTCCCACCACGCAACCAGCACACTTAGCCACGAAATGCTGGTGAACTTCAACCCCTCGTTCATCCTGGACTTGACCGCGACACCGACCAAACAGGCAAACGTTATCTCCTACGTTGATGCCCTCACGCTCAAGCACGAGCACATGGTCAAGCTCCCAGTCATCGCCTACAACAGAAACAGCAGAGATGAGGTGGTTACCGCCGCCCTCGACCTCCAGCGAAGTCTGGAAGCTACAGCACAGCAACAACAAAAGGCAGGCGGTCGCTACATCCGCCCCATCGTCCTCTTCCAGGCACAACCAAAAACAAACAGTGATGCCACCACCTTCGAGAAGATCCGCGAACAGCTCATCGCAGTAGGCGTAGACGCAGCCCAAATCGCAGTAAAAACAGCAGAAATCAACGAACTCAAAGGCGTAGACCTGCTCAGCCCGGATTGCGAGATCCGCTACATCATCACCGTCAACGCGCTGAAAGAAGGCTGGGACTGCCCGTTTGCTTACATCCTCGCCTCACTAGCCAACCGGACCAGCCGTGTCGATGTCGAGCAGATCCTAGGCCGCGTTCTACGCCAACCCCATGCTCGTCAGCAGGACGCTGAAGTACTCAACTACAGCTACGTTTTGACATCGTCTGCAGACTTCAACGCCACACTCGAAAACATCATCGCAGGTCTCAATGTCGCAGGTTTCACCAAGCACGACTTCCGCGCTGTAGGCGTAACAAGCGATGACACCACTGCTGTACTTGAGAACCTCGGAGCAGGGGCTGAACAACTACAGTTCTCAGAACTCGACGGTCTGAATACCAATCAAAGCAGTGCACCAGAAGCTTCGCCCGAAGACACCAATAACGACAACGAGTGGGACTTCAACGCAGAAGCTATCGCTGCAAAACTTGCAGCCACAGCACCGTCAACGCAGCCAGATGGAACCACTGCCGATGAACGCCCCTCTGCAGCGGCCACCATTCTGGCCCAAGCGCAAAGGCAAGGTGCCACATATAACCGAGAAGTCGAGCAAGCAGCCCGCGACACAAACAACCACGTACCTACTGATCTAAGAGACAAAGTGAACAACGTTAGGGTCTTCGACAAGTTCCTAGACGACATCCAACAGCTCACAATCCCGCAATTCGTCGTCACCCCACCACCCTCCGGGTTGTTTTCGTTAAGTGAGACCGGTACCGAGCTGCTGACCAGTGAAGCCCTCTGCGCTGGGTTCACTTTGCGCGACAAAGACATCGAACTCGACCTATCAACAGTTGACGAGCAGATGTACAGACTTGACGTCGAAAATCCCAATGACGTCGCACGCGCTTTTCACCTGACGACTGCCGACCAGCACTACATGCGGGAAGTGTTCAGCAAACTAGATATCGACGCACAGCGTCGAAACGCTGCAGAATTCATCTATGACAAAATCAAGCCCATAGATCCAGTAGCTGATGGGGAGCTGAGAGACTACATCACACGTATCACCAGCAACTTCGATGCAACTGACATTGCGGCGTACCAGGAGCGGACGTACCAGGTGGCCGAGAAGATTCGCAAAAAGATCCTTGGTCTTCTCACCATGCATAAAGACACGCGGTTCTACGACGACATTGAGATCGAAGCTATCCAGGTAGAACCCAGGTTCAAGCTGCCCGAATTGATTCACCCTGTAGACGCATCTTCGGTCATCGGCGGCTCACTCTATGAAGCCGAGGACGCAATGAACAGCCTTGAGTATGAACTGGCAAGTCGGCTCTCCGGCATGGCAAACGTTAGGTGGTGGCACCGCAACTTAGAGCGCAAAGGGTTCTTCCTCAACGGGCCAATCAATCACTACCCAGACTTCATCGTTCAGACCGAAGACGGAGCCTGTGTCCTAGTAGAGACCAAAGGCGAGCAGCTGAAAAACGAGGACTCCAAAATCAAGCTCCGACTCGGCAAGAAATGGGAAGCACTCGCAGGGCGCGGCTTCCGCTACTACATGGTCTTCCACGACGATGTCACCCCATTGGACAACGCTGTGACGATGTCCAAGTTCCTCAGCATCATCGAGCGCCTCTAACAAGCAAGGAGAGACACCTATGGAAGAGCCAGAAGAGTGGAATCCCACATTCGGCGAACTCAGAAGGGCACTTGAAGACGAAGACCACCCGCATCACACAGAGGCCTTAGTGCAAAATGCTGAGCTTAGCGAACAGCTTCGCCCGATCTTCGATAAGTGGCAAAAGTCTATAGCTTCAGCGTTCGAAGACTCGCAAGCCATCTTTGCATTAGAGGAGCAACAAGCAAAGATACACGAAGCCATGAGGGGGTGGCATGAACAGCAGAGAGCGCTGACGGAGCAGTTGGTCAAAAATAACGGTGTTGCCGATGCTCTGAAACGAGTGTCAGCGCCCGTTAACGTAGGGAGAGCGTTAGATGGCCTCCAAATCAAGCCGCCCGTTCTTGAATCAAGTACAGCTCAGCCGCCTGTTTTGCCTCTTCAAACGGACAAGCCGGATTGGCTTGAACTAGATCGCCAGATGCAGCGCTCTACGCGTGCAGCGGCTGAGGCCAAAGCCAAGGCGCGACAGGCTCAAATCGCCAGAGAAGAGCAACAAATCGAAGTACTCAAAGTCATAGCAGCCCAAGGGGATCGTTCTAACCATCGTCTCGATGCTCTCGAAATTCGCGCTACAAGCATTGATCAACAGGTCAAAGCCGGATTGGAAGAAGCGGCGGCTTCCTCGCAGAAGGCTCACCGCCAGGGGCGTTTGGTGCTGTTCGTTAGTGTGTTGACTCTGTTGGTAGCGGTGACTGCGTCCCCAGTTGGGGCATACTTTGTTAAAGCCTTGCAGATGGCTGCAACCTGGGTCAGTGAGCATCTCTAGGCACCTCAGCTAGTGGCTGCTGGCTACATCGGGTTGCATGGCTGAGCCGTGCTGCACAGATGAGATGGTGTCAAAGGTCGTCCACAGGGGACTACATGAGAGAAAAGGCTGAAGCCGGTCTCTGCCCCCACAATCACGAG encodes the following:
- a CDS encoding DEAD/DEAH box helicase, with protein sequence MELKNYQKQVINDLADYLESLNEHGSLSNAFSAHWKNRQIQVGGDGITPYCNVVKGVPHVCFKVPTGGGKTFLACASIKPIFDARPPVRNKAVVWLVPSESILTQTLKALKNPAHPYRQKLNADFGGRVEVYSKEELLVGQNFSPATVAEQLSVMVLSYDSFRANRKEGRKAYQANGNLERFATAFGTPEQPIANADETALFQVINQLNPIVIVDESHHATSTLSHEMLVNFNPSFILDLTATPTKQANVISYVDALTLKHEHMVKLPVIAYNRNSRDEVVTAALDLQRSLEATAQQQQKAGGRYIRPIVLFQAQPKTNSDATTFEKIREQLIAVGVDAAQIAVKTAEINELKGVDLLSPDCEIRYIITVNALKEGWDCPFAYILASLANRTSRVDVEQILGRVLRQPHARQQDAEVLNYSYVLTSSADFNATLENIIAGLNVAGFTKHDFRAVGVTSDDTTAVLENLGAGAEQLQFSELDGLNTNQSSAPEASPEDTNNDNEWDFNAEAIAAKLAATAPSTQPDGTTADERPSAAATILAQAQRQGATYNREVEQAARDTNNHVPTDLRDKVNNVRVFDKFLDDIQQLTIPQFVVTPPPSGLFSLSETGTELLTSEALCAGFTLRDKDIELDLSTVDEQMYRLDVENPNDVARAFHLTTADQHYMREVFSKLDIDAQRRNAAEFIYDKIKPIDPVADGELRDYITRITSNFDATDIAAYQERTYQVAEKIRKKILGLLTMHKDTRFYDDIEIEAIQVEPRFKLPELIHPVDASSVIGGSLYEAEDAMNSLEYELASRLSGMANVRWWHRNLERKGFFLNGPINHYPDFIVQTEDGACVLVETKGEQLKNEDSKIKLRLGKKWEALAGRGFRYYMVFHDDVTPLDNAVTMSKFLSIIERL